In a genomic window of Lepisosteus oculatus isolate fLepOcu1 chromosome 5, fLepOcu1.hap2, whole genome shotgun sequence:
- the LOC102684591 gene encoding protein FAM107B-like isoform X1, translating to MGGSHAKKKPGFRNPRKENYVCRMSPTHQAVNRPPDVIRPRKLTNPILDSPSHQDLHRELLLAHKTGLLPGEKPELQRVLEQRRLEQHREQEQALQPPSDLEQELRKRQQKLQEYEREERKRREDQENIPEFVRVKESLRHIQATGQ from the exons AAGCCGGGGTTCAGAAACCCAAGGAAAG AGAACTACGTCTGTCGGATGTCTCCCACGCACCAGGCTGTGAACAGGCCCCCTGATGTCATCCGGCCGAGAAAGCTGACCAACCCCATCCTGGATTCGCCCAGCCATCAGGATCTGCACCGCGAGCTGCTGCTTGCTCACAAAAC GGGCCTGTTGCCAGGGGAGAAGCCGGAGCTGCAGCGAGTCCTGGAGCAGAGGAGACTGGAGCAGCACCGCGAGCAGGAACAGGCCCTCCAGCCGCCCTCCGACCTCGAGCAGGAGCTCCGCAAAAGACAGCAGAAACTGCAGGAG TACGAGCGGGAGGAGAGGAAGCGCAGAGAGGACCAGGAGAACATTCCCGAGTTTGTTCGAGTGAAGGAGAGCCTTCGGCACATCCAGGCGACGGGGCAGTGA
- the gpr25 gene encoding probable G-protein coupled receptor 25 — MAANTMDTTDYEYSEDDFNGSENYTYLYPDWHELLDCPQKSLPWQSVIIPTLYFLIFFTGFIGNLCVIVIMASKHKNRRLVDTFVINLAVADLVFVCTLPFWGISAAKENQWDFGDFLCKFSSYVIAVNRFSNIFFLTCMSVDRYLAVVRMLDSRYLRSNQCVRLTCCVIWLASIALGVPSLIYRRVEENGAARLCTEIADSAVFNGISLVALFLAFVLPVVIIVACYCSILVKLRNPPGLQNPKTEQRRRHSLKIVLVIIVAFVVSWLPFNVFKTILIACQLQFASLSCASQTTLARGLTLSSCFAFLNSCANPAIYIFLDHHFRHRALRFCLGWFGPQIKRRSGAPAASSSGLTIDSYSVSSYPRCRMSSVHLQ, encoded by the coding sequence ATGGCGGCGAATACCATGGACACGACGGACTACGAGTACTCTGAAGATGACTTCAACGGAAGCGAGAACTACACATACCTGTATCCTGACTGGCATGAGTTATTGGATTGTCCCCAGAAATCCTTGCCCTGGCAGTCCGTCATTATACCTACCCTCTACTTTCTCATCTTCTTCACTGGCTTCATTGGGAATCTGTGCGTCATCGTCATCATGGCCTCCAAGCACAAGAACAGGAGGCTGGTGGACACCTTTGTCATTAACCTGGCCGTGGCGGACTTGGTCTTCGTGTGCACTTTACCGTTCTGGGGGATTTCGGCGGCGAAGGAAAACCAATGGGACTTCGGCGATTTCCTCTGCAAGTTTAGCAGCTACGTCATCGCCGTGAACCGCTTCTccaacatttttttcctcaccTGCATGAGCGTGGACAGGTACTTGGCCGTCGTGCGGATGCTGGACTCCAGATACCTTCGCAGCAACCAATGCGTACGCTTGACCTGTTGCGTCATCTGGTTGGCGTCCATCGCGCTAGGAGTGCCCTCTCTTATCTACCGGAGGGTGGAGGAAAATGGCGCGGCCCGTTTGTGCACCGAAATCGCCGACTCAGCTGTTTTCAACGGGATCAGCCTTGTCGCCCTCTTCCTTGCCTTCGTGCTCCCAGTGGTGATAATAGTTGCCTGCTACTGTTCCATTCTGGTGAAGCTGCGTAACCCACCCGGCCTTCAAAACCCCAAAACCGAACAGCGCCGCAGACACTCGCTCAAGATTGTGCTGGTCATCATCGTGGCCTTCGTCGTCTCCTGGCTGCCGTTCAACGTCTTCAAAACCATCCTCATCGCCTGCCAGCTCCAGTTCGCGTCGCTGTCCTGCGCCTCTCAAACGACCCTGGCGAGGGGCCTGACCCTGTCCTCTTGCTTTGCCTTCCTAAACAGCTGCGCTAACCCCGCCATTTACATCTTCCTGGACCACCACTTCAGGCATCGCGCTCTGCGCTTCTGTCTCGGCTGGTTCGGCCCACAGATCAAGCGGCGGAGTGGAGCTCCAGCCGCGTCCTCTTCCGGGCTCACCATTGACAGTTACTCGGTGTCCAGTTACCCTCGCTGCCGCATGTCTTCAGTTCACTTGCAGTGA
- the LOC102684591 gene encoding protein FAM107B-like isoform X2 produces MSPTHQAVNRPPDVIRPRKLTNPILDSPSHQDLHRELLLAHKTGLLPGEKPELQRVLEQRRLEQHREQEQALQPPSDLEQELRKRQQKLQEYEREERKRREDQENIPEFVRVKESLRHIQATGQ; encoded by the exons ATGTCTCCCACGCACCAGGCTGTGAACAGGCCCCCTGATGTCATCCGGCCGAGAAAGCTGACCAACCCCATCCTGGATTCGCCCAGCCATCAGGATCTGCACCGCGAGCTGCTGCTTGCTCACAAAAC GGGCCTGTTGCCAGGGGAGAAGCCGGAGCTGCAGCGAGTCCTGGAGCAGAGGAGACTGGAGCAGCACCGCGAGCAGGAACAGGCCCTCCAGCCGCCCTCCGACCTCGAGCAGGAGCTCCGCAAAAGACAGCAGAAACTGCAGGAG TACGAGCGGGAGGAGAGGAAGCGCAGAGAGGACCAGGAGAACATTCCCGAGTTTGTTCGAGTGAAGGAGAGCCTTCGGCACATCCAGGCGACGGGGCAGTGA